Proteins encoded by one window of Hyphomicrobium nitrativorans NL23:
- a CDS encoding glycosyltransferase family 4 protein, whose protein sequence is MTHTVSERIALVAPSAEAAAVLRKDLIKDLVGRGHRVLCLTPPGPGRYQRMLRDYGAQHRSIEVPQQTLRLFVEWKTLSSLITHFNDWQPNIVMGIGPRTLMLAAIAARRAGVRRIVSLVNGLPSDGIESLGRRRFAYAVRTSDAVVFHNRDHARTLADLGMLPPNLPTAIVPGSGVNLADFKSAPLPPHDEGVVFLMLARLERRRGVLEYKAAAEAIKAQWPTARFRFAGPESNEVDAIPREALSGVIEDLGHLEDVRPALAACHVFVYPSYAEGMPRAVLEALATGRPVITTRTPGCKETVDEKVSGCLVPPADAPALARAMTGYLTHAELLAVGARAARFKAERRFDVRDVNATLLRVLGLA, encoded by the coding sequence GTGACCCACACAGTCTCCGAACGGATCGCCCTCGTCGCACCGTCTGCCGAGGCCGCCGCCGTCCTCAGAAAAGACCTGATCAAGGATCTGGTCGGCCGCGGGCATCGCGTCCTGTGCCTCACGCCGCCCGGCCCCGGTAGATATCAGCGTATGCTGCGCGATTATGGCGCCCAGCATCGCTCCATCGAGGTGCCGCAGCAAACCCTGCGCCTCTTCGTCGAATGGAAGACGCTGTCGAGCCTCATCACCCACTTCAACGACTGGCAACCCAACATCGTGATGGGCATCGGCCCGCGCACGTTGATGCTCGCCGCCATTGCCGCGCGCCGCGCCGGCGTCCGGCGCATCGTCAGCCTCGTCAACGGCCTGCCGAGCGACGGCATCGAGAGCCTCGGGCGCCGCCGCTTCGCTTACGCTGTCCGCACAAGCGACGCGGTCGTCTTCCACAACCGCGACCACGCCCGGACGCTCGCAGACCTCGGCATGCTTCCGCCCAATCTGCCGACCGCCATCGTGCCCGGCAGCGGCGTAAATCTCGCGGACTTCAAGTCAGCGCCCCTGCCGCCGCACGACGAAGGCGTCGTCTTCCTGATGCTCGCCCGTCTCGAACGCAGACGCGGCGTTCTCGAATACAAAGCTGCCGCAGAGGCCATCAAGGCCCAATGGCCGACGGCGCGCTTCCGCTTCGCGGGCCCTGAAAGCAACGAAGTCGACGCCATCCCGCGCGAGGCTCTCTCCGGCGTCATCGAAGACCTCGGCCACTTGGAGGACGTCCGCCCCGCGCTCGCCGCGTGCCACGTCTTTGTCTATCCTTCCTATGCCGAAGGAATGCCACGCGCCGTGCTCGAAGCGCTCGCAACCGGCCGCCCCGTCATCACGACGCGAACGCCAGGCTGCAAGGAGACGGTGGACGAGAAGGTGAGCGGTTGCCTCGTCCCCCCGGCGGACGCACCGGCCCTCGCCCGCGCGATGACAGGCTATCTCACGCATGCCGAGTTGCTTGCCGTCGGCGCACGCGCCGCCCGCTTCAAAGCGGAACGGCGCTTCGACGTTCGCGACGTCAATGCCACACTGCTCCGCGTACTCGGCCTCGCCTGA
- a CDS encoding helix-turn-helix domain-containing protein — MIYSTEGVHPRERLSYWREVATRGYVEHDVELMDGHSFNGTIEIASLPGLVLATYDADAATVRRSAKYAARADCDDVLLGLHLEGEVAISQDGRDSLISNRNFYLLDPLREFEVALKGRNKNLVIKIPRVQLEARLGQLGDLTACAIAKGHPVSTLAMGFVEMLPQQSKNLDSIASLNVAEQALDLIALALSTHQRIEGASLSSPRAVALLRLKATVERLLIEPGLKPERIATEAGISVRYANNLLAEEGSSIERYVNERRLQRCRRALEDTRQVHRSIGDIAFKWGFSDLSHFSRRFKTRFGMSPSDYRREAARLTGRTTLPPP; from the coding sequence GTGATCTACTCGACAGAAGGCGTGCACCCGCGAGAGCGATTGAGCTATTGGCGAGAGGTCGCGACACGAGGCTACGTCGAGCATGACGTCGAGCTCATGGACGGTCATTCCTTTAACGGGACGATAGAGATCGCGAGCCTTCCCGGCTTGGTGCTCGCGACTTACGATGCGGATGCGGCCACGGTGCGCCGCTCCGCAAAATATGCCGCCCGGGCCGATTGCGACGATGTCCTGCTGGGCCTTCATCTCGAAGGAGAGGTCGCGATCTCGCAAGACGGCCGCGACAGCCTCATCAGCAACCGCAACTTCTATCTCCTGGACCCTCTCCGCGAGTTCGAAGTCGCTCTGAAAGGGCGAAACAAGAACCTCGTCATAAAGATTCCTCGTGTCCAGCTCGAAGCGCGCCTCGGCCAGCTCGGAGATCTCACAGCCTGTGCCATCGCAAAGGGACACCCGGTGTCCACACTCGCCATGGGCTTTGTGGAAATGTTGCCGCAGCAGTCGAAAAACCTCGATTCCATCGCAAGCCTGAACGTCGCGGAACAAGCGCTCGACCTGATCGCCCTTGCCCTCTCGACCCATCAACGGATTGAAGGCGCATCGCTCTCGTCCCCACGCGCCGTCGCGCTCTTGCGTCTCAAGGCGACCGTCGAACGTCTCCTGATCGAACCGGGATTGAAACCCGAGCGGATCGCCACCGAAGCCGGCATCTCGGTGCGCTATGCCAACAACCTTCTCGCGGAGGAGGGCTCGTCGATCGAACGCTACGTCAACGAGCGCCGCCTTCAGCGTTGCCGTCGCGCGCTCGAAGATACCCGACAGGTCCATCGCAGCATCGGCGACATCGCATTCAAGTGGGGATTTTCCGACCTCTCCCACTTCAGCCGCCGCTTCAAGACACGCTTTGGCATGTCCCCAAGCGACTATCGGCGGGAAGCCGCCCGGTTGACGGGCCGCACAACCCTTCCCCCTCCTTAG
- the recR gene encoding recombination mediator RecR codes for MSKRIAGPEIERLIQLLARLPGLGPRSARKAALALLKRREELLVPLSGALAAAVESIVTCPVCGSLDTVAPCTICRDERRDRSVIVVVEEMGDLWALERAAVINATYHVLGGHLSPLDGIGPDRLNIATLIERAGSEDVKEVILALNVTVEGQSTAHYLTEQLAPTGIAVSRLAQGVPIGGELDYLDEGTLAAAIKARKRI; via the coding sequence ATGTCGAAAAGGATCGCCGGCCCCGAGATCGAGCGGCTCATTCAGCTTCTCGCGCGATTGCCCGGGCTCGGCCCGCGTTCCGCACGTAAGGCGGCGCTCGCGCTGCTGAAACGGCGCGAAGAGCTGCTCGTTCCGTTGTCGGGCGCACTCGCCGCCGCGGTCGAGAGCATCGTGACCTGTCCCGTCTGCGGCAGCCTCGACACCGTCGCTCCCTGCACGATCTGCCGGGACGAGCGCCGCGACCGCTCCGTCATCGTCGTCGTGGAAGAAATGGGAGATCTCTGGGCGCTTGAGCGCGCCGCCGTGATCAACGCCACCTATCACGTGCTCGGCGGCCATCTGTCGCCGCTCGATGGCATCGGTCCCGATCGTCTCAACATCGCCACGCTCATCGAGCGAGCTGGATCGGAGGACGTCAAGGAAGTGATCCTTGCCCTCAATGTCACCGTAGAAGGACAGTCCACCGCTCACTACCTGACGGAACAACTGGCACCGACGGGGATTGCCGTATCCCGCCTCGCGCAAGGCGTCCCCATCGGAGGCGAGCTCGATTATTTGGATGAGGGCACGCTCGCCGCCGCCATCAAGGCGCGCAAACGAATTTAG
- a CDS encoding DUF1217 domain-containing protein → MISTFISYRFYTADFSKSVRQTLADPMVKREQDYYRANIGNVTSIDDFLKDQRLYAYAMKAHGLEDMTYAKAFMRKVLESDLTDANSFVRKMVDPRYQAFARAFNFAPDGRVAEGVTIVQDSGDLEATVGLYSEQRLRKGSASMAEAEYYAARVATLTSVDQLVADPRLFAYALTAYDIDATIASEPFIRAVLTSDLGDPDSVANAIDDVRYQRLAAAFSFEADGSVAAGGAQTLEQLARTVELYYEETGASASPAAAAFRTTVFDTLAGGITNVDDFLAKPILRDYALVAVGLDPIYVSDAMVRDALTSDLGDPDSFANSSDSYRLLASLFNFNTSGELDPGVPMQTLEQRDLLVDGYFANYENKARASEDLHTSDYRFMIELMTSVDDVMRDQRVYTYIMRAFGLDASQESTTKIRQVLLSDPSDPFSYANQLRDSRYTALAGAFNFGPDGKPQGPLRAQLNSSVSETVALYTATLGEFDFQKEAGEAESKYYSETIDTIETVDQLLANSRLAAYVTRAFGMEGEQLSAQTLKQILTSDIDDPTSFVNLKPNTRFRAMAAAFNFDADGTAKRVVLGLAQDANAVRETQDLYIRQTMEQKAGSQNPGVRLALYFERKASSITSAYSILADKALLEVVMTALGLPDAIAQADVDMQAKLIANRLDFADFKDPEKIEKFISRFSALYDIKNPQQSPSIPSLLLGDTGIVGFGDDLLASIQAVQIRR, encoded by the coding sequence ATGATTTCGACCTTCATTTCCTACAGATTCTACACGGCCGACTTCAGCAAGTCGGTTCGGCAGACGCTTGCGGATCCGATGGTCAAGCGCGAGCAGGACTACTACCGCGCCAACATCGGCAATGTCACGTCCATCGACGACTTCCTCAAAGACCAGCGCCTCTATGCCTACGCGATGAAGGCGCACGGTCTTGAGGACATGACATATGCGAAGGCGTTCATGCGGAAGGTGCTGGAAAGCGACCTCACCGACGCCAACAGCTTCGTGCGCAAGATGGTCGATCCGCGCTATCAGGCGTTTGCACGGGCTTTCAATTTCGCGCCAGACGGCCGCGTGGCCGAGGGCGTCACGATTGTGCAAGACAGCGGCGATCTCGAAGCTACGGTCGGTCTTTACTCCGAGCAGCGGCTTCGCAAGGGCAGCGCGTCCATGGCGGAGGCGGAATACTATGCGGCGCGAGTTGCGACGCTGACCTCCGTCGATCAGCTCGTGGCCGATCCCAGGTTGTTTGCCTATGCGCTGACAGCCTACGACATCGACGCGACCATTGCGTCGGAGCCCTTCATCAGAGCCGTGCTCACGAGCGATCTCGGCGATCCCGACAGCGTCGCCAATGCAATCGACGATGTGCGCTATCAGCGGCTCGCGGCGGCGTTTTCCTTCGAGGCCGACGGCAGCGTGGCCGCGGGCGGGGCGCAGACGCTGGAGCAACTCGCGCGGACGGTCGAGCTTTACTACGAGGAGACGGGGGCCAGTGCGTCGCCGGCGGCGGCGGCGTTCAGAACGACTGTGTTCGACACGCTTGCCGGAGGGATCACCAACGTCGACGATTTTCTCGCGAAGCCGATCCTGCGCGATTATGCGCTCGTCGCGGTCGGCCTCGATCCGATCTACGTGTCGGATGCAATGGTCCGCGATGCGCTGACCAGCGATCTGGGCGATCCCGACAGCTTTGCCAACTCGTCCGATTCCTACCGGCTGCTCGCGTCGCTGTTCAACTTCAACACAAGCGGTGAGCTGGATCCCGGCGTGCCGATGCAGACGCTGGAGCAGCGGGATCTTCTCGTCGACGGGTACTTCGCCAATTACGAGAACAAGGCGCGTGCAAGCGAAGATCTGCATACGAGCGACTATCGGTTCATGATCGAGCTTATGACGTCGGTCGACGATGTCATGAGGGACCAGCGTGTTTATACTTACATCATGCGCGCTTTTGGGCTCGACGCCTCGCAAGAGTCGACGACGAAGATCCGGCAGGTGCTGCTGAGCGATCCCAGCGATCCGTTCAGCTATGCCAACCAACTCCGCGATTCACGCTACACGGCGCTTGCGGGTGCGTTCAATTTCGGGCCCGACGGAAAGCCGCAGGGACCGCTGCGCGCGCAGCTCAACTCGTCGGTGAGCGAGACGGTGGCGCTCTATACGGCGACGCTCGGGGAGTTCGACTTCCAAAAGGAAGCAGGCGAAGCGGAGAGCAAGTATTACAGCGAGACGATCGATACGATTGAGACCGTGGATCAGCTTCTCGCCAATTCGCGTCTTGCCGCCTACGTCACGCGCGCGTTCGGCATGGAAGGGGAGCAGCTTTCGGCGCAGACCCTGAAGCAGATCCTGACCAGCGACATCGACGATCCGACGAGTTTCGTCAATCTCAAGCCGAACACGCGTTTCCGCGCGATGGCGGCCGCATTCAACTTCGATGCGGATGGGACGGCGAAGCGTGTCGTGCTTGGCCTCGCTCAGGATGCGAACGCGGTTCGAGAGACGCAGGACCTCTACATTCGCCAGACGATGGAGCAAAAGGCGGGATCGCAGAATCCCGGTGTGCGGCTTGCGCTCTATTTCGAGCGGAAGGCATCGAGTATCACGTCTGCTTATTCCATTCTCGCCGACAAGGCTCTGCTTGAGGTGGTAATGACGGCACTCGGGCTTCCTGACGCGATCGCGCAGGCCGATGTCGATATGCAGGCGAAGCTCATCGCAAACCGGCTCGACTTTGCGGATTTCAAAGATCCTGAGAAGATCGAGAAGTTCATTTCGCGCTTCTCCGCCCTCTACGACATCAAGAACCCGCAGCAGAGCCCATCTATCCCTTCGCTTCTCCTCGGAGATACCGGCATCGTCGGGTTCGGAGACGACCTGCTGGCGAGCATTCAGGCGGTGCAGATCCGCAGGTGA
- a CDS encoding MATE family efflux transporter: MEARPAASSHTDAPPKFVTGSLLRHILVMSGAGGVGLGAIFLSDLANIVFLSWLDDQAVLAAVGYASSILFFTTSIGIGFAIAATSLVSRALGAGRRVRACRLSVNAHLATFAASALAAIAIYLAIPWLLSLLGATGHTHHLAARYLQILMPSLPALTVAMTSAAVLRSAGDARRAMNVTLFGAIVNTILDPIFIFAMDLGIEGAAWATVCSRIVFMAVGLYGVIRIHRLMAHPKLNAFKVDVPAFAAIAVPAILTNIATPASQAYVTAAIATHGDDAVAGWAIIGRVLPVAFGAIYALSSSIGPIIGQNYGARADARMREAFRLALVVNVGLTLVAWIVLALTSGSLVRLFGATGDAAHLIFLFNVWLAPLFAFMGALFVANAVFNTLDFPHYATVLNWGRATIGTIPLVHLGSWLAGAEGVLAAHMAGGILFGCLAVWLCLRLFDRLARERA; this comes from the coding sequence ATGGAAGCCCGACCCGCCGCGTCATCGCACACCGATGCGCCGCCGAAGTTCGTCACCGGCTCGCTGCTCCGCCACATTCTGGTGATGAGCGGGGCCGGCGGTGTCGGCCTCGGCGCCATCTTTCTAAGCGACCTCGCCAACATCGTCTTCCTATCCTGGCTCGACGATCAGGCGGTGCTGGCTGCCGTCGGTTACGCAAGCTCGATCCTCTTTTTCACCACGTCCATCGGCATCGGTTTCGCCATAGCGGCCACCTCTCTCGTCTCCCGCGCGCTCGGCGCCGGCAGAAGAGTACGAGCATGTCGCCTGTCCGTAAATGCGCATCTCGCAACATTCGCCGCAAGCGCGCTCGCAGCCATCGCCATTTACCTCGCCATCCCATGGCTGCTCTCGTTGCTCGGCGCGACGGGCCACACACATCATCTCGCAGCACGCTACCTGCAAATCCTGATGCCGTCTCTGCCCGCGCTCACCGTGGCGATGACATCGGCCGCCGTGCTTCGCTCCGCAGGCGACGCGCGCCGCGCAATGAACGTCACGCTCTTCGGCGCTATCGTGAACACCATCCTCGACCCCATCTTCATCTTCGCGATGGACCTTGGGATCGAAGGCGCCGCGTGGGCGACCGTCTGCTCCCGCATCGTGTTCATGGCGGTCGGCCTCTACGGCGTCATCCGCATTCACCGTCTGATGGCGCACCCAAAGCTCAACGCGTTCAAAGTGGACGTTCCCGCCTTCGCCGCCATCGCCGTCCCGGCAATCCTGACGAACATCGCGACGCCAGCCTCCCAAGCCTACGTAACGGCCGCCATAGCCACCCATGGTGACGACGCGGTCGCCGGCTGGGCCATCATCGGCCGCGTTCTGCCGGTGGCGTTCGGAGCGATCTACGCGCTGTCGTCATCCATCGGTCCCATCATCGGCCAGAACTACGGCGCCCGCGCGGACGCGCGCATGCGAGAGGCGTTCCGCCTCGCGCTCGTCGTCAACGTCGGCCTGACGCTCGTCGCGTGGATCGTCCTCGCGCTCACGTCGGGATCCCTCGTGCGCCTCTTCGGAGCCACGGGCGACGCTGCGCACCTCATCTTCCTGTTCAATGTCTGGCTCGCCCCCCTGTTCGCGTTCATGGGCGCGCTCTTCGTCGCGAACGCCGTGTTCAACACGCTGGACTTCCCGCATTACGCCACGGTCCTGAACTGGGGCCGCGCCACCATCGGCACCATCCCGCTCGTTCATCTGGGTTCATGGCTTGCAGGCGCCGAAGGCGTGCTCGCCGCCCACATGGCCGGCGGCATCCTGTTCGGATGTCTCGCGGTCTGGCTCTGCCTCCGCCTATTCGACAGGCTCGCCCGCGAACGCGCCTGA
- a CDS encoding SDR family oxidoreductase → MSASKTVLITGASVGIGRATAKLFAERGWNVAATMRRPEESDLAFVSDRIRLYSLDVTDQSSVDIAVARVIADFGAIDVVVNNAGYGLMGPFEAQTDAQIRRQFETNLFGIMNVTRALLPHMRARKQGRIVNVGSAGGRMTLPLYSAYCATKWALDGFSEALWLELRHHNIKVKIIEPGMVKTEFFERRELATKPELTAYDSFVEAVAPNLRAWEETGAEPEVVARSIWRASTSFWPRLRYQPNAKFAVWPRGWIPGHLYVRVIRRLFNAW, encoded by the coding sequence GTGAGCGCGAGTAAGACAGTACTGATCACAGGGGCTTCGGTCGGGATCGGACGGGCAACGGCGAAGCTGTTTGCAGAGCGTGGCTGGAACGTTGCTGCCACCATGCGGCGACCGGAGGAAAGCGACCTCGCGTTCGTATCCGACCGTATCCGCCTTTATTCACTGGACGTGACGGATCAGTCATCGGTGGACATCGCGGTCGCGCGGGTCATCGCGGATTTCGGTGCGATCGACGTGGTGGTCAACAACGCGGGCTATGGCCTGATGGGCCCGTTCGAAGCGCAGACGGATGCGCAGATTCGCCGCCAGTTCGAGACCAACCTTTTCGGCATCATGAACGTGACGCGCGCGCTGCTTCCGCATATGCGTGCGCGCAAGCAGGGGCGCATCGTCAACGTCGGCTCGGCAGGAGGGCGCATGACGCTGCCGCTCTACTCCGCCTATTGCGCGACGAAGTGGGCGCTGGACGGGTTTTCGGAAGCGCTGTGGCTGGAGCTTCGCCATCACAACATCAAGGTGAAGATCATCGAGCCGGGGATGGTCAAGACGGAGTTCTTCGAGCGGCGCGAGCTTGCGACGAAGCCCGAATTGACGGCATACGACAGCTTTGTCGAGGCGGTGGCGCCCAATCTCCGCGCGTGGGAAGAAACTGGTGCGGAGCCCGAAGTGGTGGCGCGGAGCATTTGGCGCGCCTCGACGAGCTTCTGGCCGCGCCTGCGCTATCAGCCGAATGCCAAGTTTGCGGTGTGGCCGCGCGGCTGGATTCCGGGGCATCTCTACGTGCGGGTGATCCGGCGGCTGTTCAACGCGTGGTGA
- the def gene encoding peptide deformylase has protein sequence MSTLPIVKLPDPILRKVSDPIERVDAELIKLAGDMLETMYDAPGVGLAAVQVGVLKRLVVLDVSDGDAKNPLVLINPEILTLGNETRLHEEGCLSIPDTHIDIERPSTLTVGYIDREGKPQELKADGLLATAIQHEIDHLNGKLIIDFLSRLKRDIVVRKFRKLARGDAPA, from the coding sequence ATGTCCACGCTGCCCATCGTCAAGCTACCTGACCCCATCCTGCGCAAGGTTTCCGATCCCATCGAGCGGGTCGACGCCGAGCTGATCAAGCTCGCCGGCGACATGCTGGAAACGATGTACGACGCCCCCGGCGTCGGTCTTGCTGCAGTGCAGGTGGGCGTCCTCAAGCGCCTCGTCGTGCTCGACGTTTCGGACGGCGACGCGAAAAATCCGCTGGTTCTGATCAACCCGGAGATCCTGACGCTCGGCAACGAAACCCGCCTGCACGAGGAAGGTTGCCTGTCGATCCCCGACACGCATATCGACATCGAGCGCCCGTCCACCCTCACCGTCGGCTATATCGACCGCGAAGGAAAGCCGCAGGAGCTGAAAGCCGATGGCCTGCTTGCAACCGCCATCCAGCATGAAATCGATCATCTGAACGGCAAGCTGATCATCGATTTCCTCTCGCGGCTGAAGCGCGATATCGTCGTGCGCAAGTTCAGGAAGCTGGCGCGCGGCGACGCTCCCGCCTGA
- a CDS encoding ATP-dependent zinc protease: MVRDLKTLILGRREWVALPELGLSAVKAKVDTGARTSALHAENIEIFGSGAGRRVRFVVHPLIEEAELAVPCEAVLRDVRDVTCSNGERESRPVIVTRLRVGARTWPIEIGLTNRDGLQHRMLLGRQAIQPGMLVDPTRSFLLPRLGARLYRTPA; this comes from the coding sequence ATGGTGCGAGACCTCAAGACCCTGATCCTGGGACGCCGCGAATGGGTGGCGTTGCCGGAGCTTGGGCTGAGCGCCGTCAAGGCCAAGGTCGATACGGGCGCCAGGACGTCCGCTCTCCATGCGGAGAACATCGAAATCTTCGGATCGGGCGCGGGGCGGCGCGTGCGCTTCGTCGTGCATCCGCTGATCGAGGAAGCCGAGCTTGCCGTGCCCTGCGAAGCGGTGCTGCGCGATGTGCGCGATGTGACGTGCTCGAACGGCGAGCGGGAGAGCCGTCCCGTGATCGTGACCCGGCTCAGGGTCGGCGCCAGGACCTGGCCGATAGAAATCGGCCTCACCAACCGCGACGGGCTACAGCACCGGATGCTGCTAGGGCGGCAGGCCATTCAGCCTGGCATGCTCGTCGATCCGACGCGCTCGTTCCTGCTGCCGCGGCTCGGTGCGCGTCTGTATCGCACGCCGGCCTAA
- the truA gene encoding tRNA pseudouridine(38-40) synthase TruA, producing MPRYRLTIEYDGTPFVGWQVQSEGVSVQGVLEAAILKMTGASVRIRGAGRTDAGVHALGQVIHVDLEKDWPADKLRDGLNFYLKPQPVSVIESRVVPDTFDARFSATARHYLYRILARRGPPALLRNRVWWIPRPLDAEAMQEAARVLVGRHDFTTFRATQCQAASPLRTLDRLDVVRAGEEIHVYASARAFLHNQVRSMVGSLKLVGDGKWTADDLRQALEARNRAACGAVAPASGLYLTAVDYPPGSETES from the coding sequence ATGCCCCGCTATCGCCTGACCATCGAATACGACGGCACGCCCTTCGTCGGCTGGCAAGTCCAGTCCGAGGGCGTCTCCGTGCAAGGCGTTCTCGAAGCGGCCATTCTCAAGATGACCGGCGCGAGCGTGCGTATCCGAGGCGCGGGCCGCACCGACGCAGGCGTCCACGCGCTCGGCCAGGTCATCCACGTCGATCTCGAAAAGGACTGGCCCGCAGACAAGCTCCGCGACGGTCTCAACTTTTACCTCAAGCCGCAGCCCGTCTCGGTGATCGAAAGCCGCGTGGTGCCGGATACGTTCGACGCGCGCTTCTCTGCAACGGCGCGCCATTACCTCTATCGCATCCTGGCACGCCGCGGCCCGCCCGCGCTGCTGCGCAATCGGGTGTGGTGGATTCCCCGTCCGCTCGACGCCGAAGCGATGCAGGAGGCCGCCCGCGTCCTCGTCGGCCGGCACGACTTCACCACCTTCCGCGCCACCCAGTGCCAGGCTGCATCGCCCCTGCGCACGCTCGACCGTCTCGATGTCGTTCGCGCGGGCGAGGAAATCCACGTCTATGCGTCCGCCCGCGCGTTCCTGCACAATCAGGTCCGCTCGATGGTCGGAAGCCTCAAGCTCGTGGGCGACGGAAAATGGACGGCCGACGATCTCCGCCAGGCCCTCGAAGCGCGCAACCGCGCAGCCTGCGGCGCCGTCGCGCCTGCATCAGGGCTCTACCTCACGGCCGTCGATTATCCGCCCGGCTCCGAAACGGAAAGCTGA
- the fmt gene encoding methionyl-tRNA formyltransferase — protein MALKLVFMGTPDFSVPALAAIADAGHEIRAVYSQPPRPAGRGMAERLSPVHAKANALGIPVRTPLSLKVEHEQQAFAALETDAAVVIAYGLILPRAVLAAPRFGCFNVHASALPRWRGAAPIHRAIMAGDPETAVMVMRMEEGLDTGPVCLTDRVAIEPNVTTGELHDTLARRGADLIVKALEALEVGSLDCTPQPSEGVTYAAKIEKAESRIDFTRPASEVHNHVRGLSPFPGAWFEASPPDGTPERIKVLRTERIEGSGAPGEALDDRLAIACGTGAVRLVEVQRAGKRAMTAGDFLRGFTIPKGTRLPL, from the coding sequence ATGGCTCTCAAACTCGTTTTCATGGGAACGCCGGACTTTTCGGTCCCCGCCCTCGCCGCTATCGCGGATGCCGGGCACGAGATTCGTGCCGTCTATTCCCAACCGCCGCGTCCAGCCGGACGCGGCATGGCCGAGCGGCTATCGCCGGTGCATGCCAAAGCCAACGCGCTCGGCATTCCCGTCCGCACACCACTGTCTCTCAAAGTCGAGCACGAGCAGCAGGCCTTCGCCGCCCTCGAAACCGATGCCGCCGTCGTCATCGCTTATGGCCTGATCCTGCCCCGCGCCGTGCTCGCCGCGCCCCGTTTCGGCTGCTTCAACGTGCACGCCTCCGCGCTTCCCCGCTGGCGTGGCGCGGCCCCGATCCACCGCGCCATCATGGCCGGTGATCCGGAAACCGCCGTCATGGTCATGCGCATGGAGGAAGGCCTCGACACCGGCCCCGTCTGCCTGACCGATCGGGTGGCCATAGAGCCAAACGTTACGACGGGCGAACTGCACGATACGCTCGCCCGGCGCGGCGCCGATCTCATCGTCAAGGCACTCGAAGCGCTTGAAGTGGGCAGCCTCGACTGCACGCCCCAGCCCTCCGAAGGCGTCACCTACGCCGCCAAGATCGAAAAGGCGGAAAGCCGCATCGACTTCACGCGGCCGGCAAGCGAGGTCCACAACCACGTCCGCGGCCTCTCGCCGTTCCCCGGCGCGTGGTTCGAAGCGAGCCCGCCCGACGGCACGCCCGAACGCATCAAGGTGCTCAGAACGGAGCGGATCGAAGGCAGCGGCGCACCGGGCGAAGCCCTCGACGACCGCCTCGCCATCGCCTGCGGCACGGGCGCCGTGCGCCTCGTCGAAGTCCAGCGCGCCGGCAAACGCGCCATGACGGCTGGAGACTTCCTGCGCGGCTTTACCATACCGAAAGGCACGCGCCTTCCGCTCTGA
- a CDS encoding MarR family winged helix-turn-helix transcriptional regulator has translation MLHRAVQAVTEIYQAEMAEHDLTARQYAVLATLAHADGMSQSELVDATGIDRSTMADIVRRMLKKGIVQRKRDKDDARAYEVRITDEGNRLFRTISPIIQRIEDKLLSALKGKRVDEFVQNLGLIVGAADAAPAANGQFSEARK, from the coding sequence ATGCTTCATCGTGCCGTCCAGGCCGTGACCGAGATTTATCAGGCCGAGATGGCCGAGCACGATCTCACCGCGCGTCAATACGCGGTGCTTGCCACGCTGGCGCACGCCGACGGCATGAGCCAGAGCGAACTCGTGGACGCGACGGGTATCGATCGGTCGACGATGGCGGACATCGTGCGGCGCATGCTCAAAAAGGGCATTGTTCAGCGGAAGCGCGACAAGGACGACGCGCGTGCCTACGAGGTGAGGATCACGGACGAAGGTAACCGTCTGTTCCGGACCATTTCGCCGATCATCCAGCGGATCGAGGATAAGCTGTTGTCTGCCCTCAAGGGTAAGCGGGTCGACGAGTTCGTCCAGAATCTCGGCCTGATCGTCGGCGCCGCCGACGCTGCTCCTGCTGCAAACGGGCAGTTTTCCGAAGCGAGAAAGTAA